The following is a genomic window from Gavia stellata isolate bGavSte3 chromosome 3, bGavSte3.hap2, whole genome shotgun sequence.
GGGTCAGCAGTCCCAGCTGTGTTCCCTCTCAGCCTCTTGGCcatccccagcctactcactggggacaggggacaaagtgagaagcagaaaagaccttgacaCTGTggaagcactgctcagcaacagcaaACACACTGATGTGTTACCAACACTTTTACTTGCAAGTCTCAAACACAGCATCATAccagctgctatgaagaaagttagcTCCATCCTGACCACAGCCAGTACACCCAGCAAGCTgcaaacagttttaaaatgaaattgcaaCTATACAATCAGTATGTCTTGTAGAGCAGCTAGGCTGCTATTCCATGTTAAGCTGAAGGTATGAAAAGAGTTAAGCATAGTCTAAAGTATCCCAGCTTCTACCCTTTCAAAACACTTCAACATTGTAGGGAGTGAGCTTAtttagaaaactatttttaactGTGTTTCACATCTTGTCTTTGTTGTTGGTTGCAACTGACCTCAACTAAACAAGCCTGTCTTAAGTTCAtatgcacgcacacacacaatGTCTAAAGTTTCAGTCATTTATTTGGTTATTTCCGAGTCCTTAAGAACATGGTTAAGGCGAGAGATAAGCATATCAGTTACAATTTGTATAACAAGTAATAAAAAGATTTGAGTATCTGTACACTACTTTTATTTAATATGCTTGCTTACTGAATGATGCCTTTAGCTATATTCAGCTTAGCTGCATTTTTGTGTAAACAGTATTTACTAGAACAAAAAATTAACTAGTACTAGCCATACTTCTAATATGCTATTTCAAATCTACTCTTGCAAAcagaaagcagtaaaaataCTCATTTGTCTTAAACatacaaagcacagcattgTTCTAGGTAACAACACGTAACTTTGCAAGTGATATCTGGTTCCTTTAGTTGCAATGGCTTATAGTAGTAGTAAACTAAATAAAAGACCTACGAAAAGAAGTCCTAACACAATTGGAATTTCACATTTGTCAAGCATATAAGGCTACAAGTTTTACAGTTTGTGAATAAATGAGATATGTTGAACTGTAACATTCCCAGCCATTATAGATGCAAATGCTTGATGCAGCATATCTTCTCTTAGCCTCCAGAAAGGCTCAtgtgcagaggaaagaaatcaCTGAGTATAATAGCCCAAGTTTAGTGGAATCATCgttatatatatgtacacacacatacataatGCAAGTTTAAACTTCAGGAACAGAGTGATCCATCAGGCTTTTCATAATGCTAGTTGCCAtcctaaagaaaaggaaaaggcattCAGTTTTGTAAGACAACTGTAGGAGACCACTAAAGCTTCTGATGACTGCATCTTTGTCATTGCTAGCCCtttaatacaatttaaaaagttGGCCTTTTATTCCACCATTTTTTGTAACAAATATGTTGCTATAGAAAAGCTGCACCAAACTGCACACACAGAAGAGAAGCCCACAATACTCAGTGTTTTTATTAGTAACTGAGCTGTGTTATCAACATCTTTCAGGATGCAGGCATGTGTGCAAGCAGAGTAGTATCACAAGTATGAGTGCAGgagggcaggggaaaaaaggtggcTGCTAAACTGAAAACTGCTTTGTAGAAAGAGCATACAAAGTGGAGGGAAAAGACTATTCTAACTGAAGCATTATTAATTTCTAGcaacttcaaaaaatatttttgcaggaGAGATTTAGCTGTAGAAAGCCAGTGCTGAcaaagattaggaaaaaaacaaccataTCCTGCCAAGAATCAAGTTTACGTCACCAGAATGAGTTGCACTAGAAACAACATAAGTATTTGTTACCCTGTAACTACAATGTTATCCACATACTTTAAAGTTCTTGAACATATGAACAGTTCTAAAAACAGAACCAAAACATACTGGTCTGACTAAAACATCAGATTAAGCAGATTTTCacactccccccaccccttctccAGCCTTCATGTTAAGTTTGTAATAAGGTCTTATCATaagttcattttatttaacCTACAAAAAAAATAGTCACTGTCAACTTGATTAACACCAtggctgctttgttttttaccTACCTCTTTATTATGTACTCATAAATACTGGAAGGCATGACAGTAATGGTCACTATATTTCCAGCTGTTGCCAAGATGTCTGCAATCTGAGGGTCCTGTTATTAAACAAGTCATCGTATGAGCAACATTACTCAAGCTAACTAATAAAGCAGCAGTTCAAGAGCTTTTTCTAGACATATTTCATGCAGCTAAGAGACCCACAACTCCTTGCTTAGAGTATTTAACCTTCAGGGCAAATCACTGAACCTGCAATACCACTTCATAGATGTTTGGTTATCATTATCCTACACAAAATGACTAGAGAAGGGATACAGATGTTATACACAGAATTTGTACTAGAATTTGACACATGCTGGCAGGGGGAAGCTTATTCTTTATGTTTTGCCAGCAAAGTTAAAGATAAAATCTGAGGGTCAGTCTAGCCAGGTagagacagaaaggaagagaatgaGTTGCCCTGCCTACAGATACAAAACTGCAAAGAAGCCTCAAAACATACATGTCTCTCCAAGTTAAGTCATGAGAAGTAACTTATTTTATGAACATTCAACAACATACTATAGtcttttccccctctccaaAACACAATTACTATACACCCACCAAAAGCTCACAGCTATCCATCCCCACTACCCACACACTACTTGTTTTACCTTCAATCCAATTACATTCTGGCCATTAATTTCACAGATGTTGTGCTCTGTAAGAAGTCCATTTCTTGCAGCAGAACTGTCTTTCACTATTGAGGTTATTTTTCCGTTCTTGAATATGAAACCAACATGCCCTGTGCTGTCCTTATGCATAGTAATAATTCGTTCAAAAGGcctttaagaaataaaaagacatttaaaatgtaaaaacatgttttcagtcTACTAAACCACAGAAAGAACCACACACTATGTCAGCATCTTTGACTTACAAAAAGTAATTGTACTCAGATTCATACATCAACTACAATGATAAGTAGTTGGGTTTAACTTCATTTTGttaatatttgctattttaatcTCTTCTTTCCAGGCTGAAGTCACATTGCATATGTAAACTTGTATATAAACCTTATCTGTAGAACAGGGAAAACATGTATTTCACTATCGGgattaataataatacaaaaaacTATACAGCATTCACCACAACAATCAACCAACCATCCACAAATGgccattaaaaattaagttttgtcTACAAGTGTTACAAGGTAGGTAAAACAGTGCAGGCAGTTTTAACAGCTATAGGTGGGCCACAGGATTCTGCAGTCCGAGGCTTCCCCAACAACATTTCTACTGCTTTATAGACAATAAACCTTTAGATTATGTCTTAATAAGCTAGTAAATCCAGAAAGGGGTTGGGGAGTTTGGCACAAAAGTGGTAGACAGAGCAGGGAATCTACTACAACAGTATTTTGAATCAATGACCTATACCTACTTATATCATGTATCATCTGTCTTCTCCTAGTCTACAGACCTTATGTTGAATCTGACCTATTATTACTACATACACCTAGCTATATGCTCATTATTgaacacagattaaaaaaacagtgttGGTTCATCAAATACCCTTTTAGTGAAACTGGCATTAATTCATAAATAAGCAATCAAGTTCACAAGAAAACTATCAtgctaaataaaaatgcaagtgaaaattTTAAACTCATTAATGCAGTGAATATTTTGGTACTgtcttttattgcttttttcagTTACTATAAGCAGAAGTCAAGTTGTATCAGAAAAAGCACACAACACTTGAATTCAGAGCTTAAGTCTGACTTGGGCTATCACTTATTCATTTACCTTGAAAGCATTATGCCTCATCATGCCCAGGCAAGAGGTGTGCACTAGAGGTTTACAAGTTAACAACTACTTGGACTGTTATTTTGACTGTTCCCCACAAAAGGGAACATTTCTGAGGATCTTTAATAGTCAATTACATGggctgatacttttttttaatgcctgcagtgctgctcaTGTGAGGGTAGACCCAAACCTCACAGAATTACTCTGAGATGCATAACAACAATCTGCATCTGGCTTTACCTGTCCCGAATGATCATTGAAATCCTTTCTCCAGAGGCCTGTTTCAGAACTTTATGCGCTTTATCAGAACTCCATCCTGCACAGTTTTCACCATTGATCTGCAGAACTTGGTCCCCAAACCGCAGACCAGCGAGGGATGCTGGGGAGTTTGCCTGAACTAACTGGACAAATATACCctacaaaagagagaaaggaaaaagaacaacacAGAGGAAGTTCTACCTTAAAGATGAAGACCAATGACAGAACACACAGCACCTTAAAATTTCCCATTCTCTATGTAGTTCCAGCCAAATGGACAAAAGGACTTGCTAATTATCTCTCCTtaagaagcatttctgaaatgctggTCTGTTTCTAGATTTCTTTAAGAGGCTGACAGATAATTAATGCTAAAATAAAGTTAGGAAGTAGGCAAATCTGTTCTGTCTAGActgctagaaataaaaaaaaagacacaaacatAACAAAAGCCTTACTTGAAGGGGTAAATACTACTCTGTTTCAACAAGAAATCCAAACAACTGGATTAAGACAGACTAATGGTAAACTTGCATATCTCTGCGCATTTCACTAATAATTCCTTTGCAAGACATCAGAGTCTACATGTAGTTGGAGAAACAGATCAGCAATGCTAGGAACTCTATGgcagatttttccttctttcacaaCCTCATtagttttaaactttttaatcAATTATGACTTGCTAGCACCTCAGGTAAAAAAACAAGGTGTTAAAAACCTATTTCTAGTCAAAGTACCCCTAAAACACAAGGAAAGCATATCAAGGCAAACTGCAGATTATACCTtcagggtgtgtgtgtgtgggaagtgaaatttaaaaaataaaacatgctaCTCTTAAGAAAACTCCAGCATTCCCTGGGTTAGGAGAACTACAAAAAGCACTTTAACCCTATATGAAACCTTgggtacaattttttttttaaacattcagaTTAAATGGCAtggtccaaaaaaaaaaaaagccacgaACAGACAGTAGCATTTTCCATGTTAAAATCAAAAGATACTGAAATAGAGAAGCTCCAGAGCAGGTTTAAGGATCTTCTTGCAGCTATGTTCATGCTAAGGGAAACCTAAAAAAGCCTACTCTTTACATATAGGTAAGATGATACCCTCACTATCCTTACTTTTCTCACTAGCTAGCATGCTGCAAGAAGCTATAAAAGACGAGCTACTTCTAAGCCATGGGCATTTCTCTGCCTACTGCTGAACTTTAAGTACTACGCAGTGTTTCCACAAAGATAGGGACAAGGAGTCTTGAACTCTAACAAGTATCACAACACCTCTGCAAGGACAATTTCATGCtctaaagtggaaaaaaaattacacttatTTTTCCATGCGTTAAAAACCATATGGAAATAAattgctgctgtaaatttaGATCCTATTCCAGACAGCTGGAAATCTAATGAAGGATTTTAAAATCCGGCCAAGCGTTATACAGAAGACAATTTTCTGGTTGTACATTAACTTCACTACTGATTTAATCCAGCAGTAGGATGTCTACAAGCAAAAGCAAGCTTCTATACTTACATTGTCAACAGACTTAAGGCGAAGTCCAATTTTGCCATCTTGATCTTTACATAAAATTGCTTCACGGATGCCTTGCTTAATTTCTGCTCTGCGAATTCCAATATCATTTCCAGTCACTGGAGCTACCATGTAATTAGTAGAAGGTCGCGTTACCAGTTgctgattaaaacaaaatagccAGACAACTTAgtttcaactttttttaaatagctatACATCAGTTTATATGaagtggtatttaaaaaataaaaaaccctccACACAAGTTAAGTCACAACACCAGCTCTTCCCCAGGCCCCCCAACATTGGAAATATACTGTTCAGTTTAAGACTAGAGAAAAATCAGCACTGTTACTTAAAACAATTCATTTATCAGTCAAATATGGTACTTAAGACAAATAGCAGTCTATTAGCTAGAATACTAGATACACATTTAGTCTTTACACCTTTGCTTTCTAAAACATGGTTGACTGGTACCTACACCCTGTGGCTGCGCAGCTGCTGCCACTGGTAAGTTTCTCTGCACCTCTTCCTCATTGAGACTCAGGCCCATATACTGAGAAAGTTCTGGATACAGTCTGGGGTATAAGCCTATAggagacaaacaaaacaaaaccccctgTCAATACAATTGTTGGTTTAACAGAACAAACAGTTGCTGCTTTCATATGTACCATTACTTCAACAAATCTTGTGCTACTGTAATGTATTTAACTTGAGAATTACAATGGAAGACCCTCTTGAATCAGGACTGTTACTCTAGCCCAGCTTAGAAAAGTAACCAGACAAGCAGCACTTCTGGGATGAATAGCTTACAGAGAACTTTTAGTTTCAGTTTCTTAATTCATCCTTTATGGCACAAGGATTAGACACATGGTGATAAGTTCCAAAAACAGTGTTGTGCTGCAGTCCATGAAGACATGCCATTGCTCTGAAGCTTTTGGGCAATCAGTGGGGAAGTactctccctcccacccccaaacGAGgtacacatacacatgcatagACAAAGTGACCTTCCACCAAGTACATGACTGCACTCACAAAAGGCATTCATGCCAAGGACATTGCAGATCCCAGGCATGGTAAAgtttctgcagaagacagcctCCTGGCTGTAAGGTCCACAGTGCAGTCTGCTTTAATAGTCTTCATAGGAAAGTAGCTGTCATTTTCTCATAGCTTCAAAATGCAGTTGTTTTAAACATGCTTCTCAcaacaagacaaaacaaacaggGCCCTTAAAATATCCATCAGGAGATCCCTCTACACCCAAGAGAAGCAGGGTGCAGGGAGTGGGAGGAAAGGAAGTTAAACTGACAGAATTGTCAGACCTTGAGTCGAACCACCCTGGAAATAAGCTTGATATTGCTCTCGACATTCCACAGATAACTAACTGGTGCCATTTAAAAAGTGTCCGTTACAAGAACTCTTAGAAATCCACCCGACATTCTCACTGAATCGGTGGGGACAGAAAAGGGTGCTCAGAAAGCGAGGTGGTGCAAGGGGCAGCTTTGGAAGCAAGCAGGCTCCACAGTTTGCAAACCTTAGGTTTCTAACATTCATTTATGGATACATGTATAAAACCAGCTATTATAAGAATCCACATTTAACCAGAAATGGAAAGTAAGTTTTCTGGGAAGGAACAAAGGTCATTGCAAGGGGAATTCCAGTATAAATAGAAGACTTTTTTGCTCCTTAATA
Proteins encoded in this region:
- the SDCBP gene encoding syntenin-1 yields the protein MSLYPSLEDLKVDKVIQAQTAFSSNPANPAILSEASAPVPYDGGLYPRLYPELSQYMGLSLNEEEVQRNLPVAAAAQPQGQLVTRPSTNYMVAPVTGNDIGIRRAEIKQGIREAILCKDQDGKIGLRLKSVDNGIFVQLVQANSPASLAGLRFGDQVLQINGENCAGWSSDKAHKVLKQASGERISMIIRDRPFERIITMHKDSTGHVGFIFKNGKITSIVKDSSAARNGLLTEHNICEINGQNVIGLKDPQIADILATAGNIVTITVMPSSIYEYIIKRMATSIMKSLMDHSVPEV